CTGAAAAACTACAGCAGGGCGGAATAGATACAGAAATCGTAACCATAGAAACTAAAGGTGACAAAAAGCTGGATGTTACAATTGCTGCAATCGGTGAAAAAGGTGTTTTTACTCAGGAAATTGAGCAGCAACTTCTGAATAAAACGATAGACATAGCCGTACACAGTGCAAAAGATATGCAGTCTGAGTTACCTGAGGAGTTTGAACTTGTTGCTTTTACAGAACGTGAAAAAGTAAACGATGTGCTGGTAAGTCATCGGTCTCTTAACCTTGCCGACAGCAGTAAAAGTTGGGTCATAGGCACTTCCTCAGCAAGAAGAAAGGCTCTGCTCAAACATTATTACCCTCATGTTTCTACTGTGGAAATTAGGGGCAATTTGCAGACAAGAGTCTCAAAAATGGAGTCAGGCTTATGCGATGCCATGTTACTGGCTTATGCTGGCGTACATAGAATGGGATTTGAGGAAATGATTATTCACGAATTTGATATTCATGAATTTGTACCGGCTGTAGGGCAGGGAAGTGTTGCTGTAGAAGTACTAAAAGACATGGATTCAGCTACAAAAAGCAAAATTCAGGCGCTTGTAAACGATACAGATAGTAGCAAAAGATTGATTGCAGAGCGCTCTTTCTTAAAAACGCTCAGAGGTGGTTGTAGTATCCCCGTCTTTGCACTGGCAAACCTTAAAGGTAGCGAAATTACAATTGAAGGAGGTATCATCAGCTTAGATGGTAAACAACTTATTAACGATACCATAGTGGGCAATGCTGAAGATGGAGCAGCATTGGGTAAACAATTGGCACAAAATTTACTATCTAATGGTGGGGATATA
This window of the Porifericola rhodea genome carries:
- the hemC gene encoding hydroxymethylbilane synthase yields the protein MKLKIGTRGSKLALWQAYYVAEKLQQGGIDTEIVTIETKGDKKLDVTIAAIGEKGVFTQEIEQQLLNKTIDIAVHSAKDMQSELPEEFELVAFTEREKVNDVLVSHRSLNLADSSKSWVIGTSSARRKALLKHYYPHVSTVEIRGNLQTRVSKMESGLCDAMLLAYAGVHRMGFEEMIIHEFDIHEFVPAVGQGSVAVEVLKDMDSATKSKIQALVNDTDSSKRLIAERSFLKTLRGGCSIPVFALANLKGSEITIEGGIISLDGKQLINDTIVGNAEDGAALGKQLAQNLLSNGGDILLEKIKKQMNN